A DNA window from Paraclostridium bifermentans contains the following coding sequences:
- the rpmI gene encoding 50S ribosomal protein L35, translated as MPKMKTHRGAAKRFKKTASGKLKRGKAFRRHILTKKDAKTKMQLRKSGVVSEGDARRIAQLLPYL; from the coding sequence ATGCCTAAAATGAAAACTCATAGAGGAGCAGCTAAGAGATTCAAAAAAACTGCTAGTGGAAAATTAAAGAGAGGTAAAGCTTTCAGAAGACATATACTAACTAAGAAAGATGCTAAGACTAAAATGCAATTAAGAAAGTCTGGAGTAGTTAGTGAAGGTGATGCTAGAAGAATAGCACAATTATTACCATACTTATAA
- the rplT gene encoding 50S ribosomal protein L20: protein MARVKKAMNARKKHKKVLKLAKGYRGSRSKLYRPANEFVMKALKHAYVGRKLKKRDFRKLWIQRINAGTRANGMSYSRFMNGLKLAGVEVNRKMLSEMAINDPQGFAKLVEVAKSKLA, encoded by the coding sequence ATGGCAAGAGTTAAAAAAGCTATGAACGCTCGTAAGAAGCATAAGAAAGTATTAAAACTTGCAAAAGGTTACAGAGGATCAAGAAGTAAATTATACAGACCAGCTAACGAGTTTGTAATGAAAGCATTAAAGCATGCTTATGTTGGTAGAAAATTAAAGAAGAGAGATTTCAGAAAACTTTGGATACAAAGAATAAATGCAGGTACTAGAGCTAACGGAATGTCTTATTCAAGATTTATGAACGGATTAAAATTAGCAGGTGTTGAAGTTAACAGAAAAATGTTATCTGAAATGGCTATAAACGATCCTCAAGGATTCGCTAAATTAGTAGAAGTTGCTAAATCAAAATTAGCTTAA
- a CDS encoding DUF6873 family GME fold protein → MKAVHSRQSFVIDGDLCLALVDKRITCDIELELKRRKIQIIKTIECKECYDAIKYHPDICVCNLGEGNIVVAPNVYEFYSEILIPLGFNVIKGSRYIEKKYPNNIQYNVTMMGRFAIHNFNYTDEKILDYINKKNLIKINVKQGYSKCSICIVDENSIITSDKGIYKSVKQYGIDCLLIRPGNINLFQLDYGFIGGCTGFISENKIAFLGDVKKHPDYELIKKFIKSKNKEIVSLSKEQLLDLGSIIPLMTRKE, encoded by the coding sequence ATGAAAGCAGTACATAGTAGACAATCTTTTGTAATTGATGGTGATTTATGTCTAGCGTTGGTAGATAAAAGAATTACTTGCGATATAGAACTAGAATTAAAAAGAAGAAAAATACAAATAATAAAAACTATAGAATGTAAAGAATGTTATGATGCTATAAAATATCATCCAGATATATGTGTATGCAACTTAGGTGAAGGAAATATAGTTGTAGCGCCAAATGTATATGAGTTTTATTCAGAGATATTAATTCCATTAGGATTTAATGTAATTAAAGGAAGTCGCTATATAGAAAAAAAATATCCTAACAATATTCAATATAATGTAACTATGATGGGAAGATTTGCAATACATAATTTTAATTATACAGATGAAAAAATTTTAGACTACATAAACAAAAAAAATCTTATAAAGATAAATGTAAAACAGGGATATTCCAAATGCTCGATTTGTATAGTTGATGAAAATTCAATTATAACTTCTGATAAAGGTATATATAAATCTGTAAAACAATACGGTATAGATTGCCTTCTTATAAGACCTGGAAATATAAATTTATTTCAATTAGATTATGGATTTATAGGTGGGTGTACAGGGTTTATAAGTGAAAATAAAATAGCTTTTTTAGGAGATGTAAAAAAGCATCCAGATTATGAACTTATAAAAAAATTTATAAAATCAAAAAATAAGGAAATAGTAAGTTTAAGCAAAGAACAATTATTAGATTTAGGTTCTATAATTCCTTTGATGACTAGAAAGGAGTGA
- a CDS encoding ATP-dependent metallopeptidase FtsH/Yme1/Tma family protein: protein MKMLNNFFKKINNPAPAFNQTKMEKETSNDNSDSTKPKTTFNDVAGLEEVKEELFEIVDFMKNPTKYQKMGAKIPKGVLFYGPPGTGKTLLASAMAGETNASFFNVTGSEFVEKYVGVGAKRVRTLFEKARKEAPSIIFIDEIDAIGAKRHLESNNEKDQTLNQLLVEMDGFNKDSNILIVGSTNRLDLLDDALLRPGRFDRHVHIGEPNYHTRLEILKVHTKNKPIDNSVDLNLLAKKTHGFNGAHLANIANEAAIFAVRESSENINSIHFDKAIERVIAGLESKSSKLIEKEKRIVSYHEAGHALVSDTLGINPIQKISIIPRGQALGYVLQLPDEDRYIYTKDELLGKIKILLAGKAAEEIIFGHKSTGAKDDLKKVTDIATQMVCDYGMSNLGAMTIDQNQKSFLSKQIQEETTSIIDSCYKETLNLLNSSLNDLHLVSQHLFDKETMTHEELKNIIRKECV, encoded by the coding sequence ATGAAAATGTTAAATAATTTTTTTAAGAAAATCAACAACCCTGCGCCTGCGTTTAATCAGACCAAAATGGAAAAAGAAACTTCTAATGATAATTCTGATTCAACTAAGCCTAAAACAACATTCAATGATGTAGCTGGATTAGAAGAGGTCAAAGAAGAACTATTTGAAATAGTTGATTTTATGAAAAACCCAACAAAGTATCAAAAAATGGGTGCTAAAATTCCTAAGGGTGTTTTATTCTATGGACCTCCTGGTACAGGTAAAACATTGCTTGCGTCAGCTATGGCTGGTGAAACAAACGCATCATTTTTCAATGTAACAGGATCTGAATTCGTTGAAAAATATGTTGGTGTAGGGGCAAAAAGAGTTAGAACATTGTTTGAAAAGGCTAGAAAAGAAGCCCCTAGTATAATATTTATAGATGAAATTGACGCAATAGGAGCCAAAAGACATCTAGAAAGTAATAATGAAAAGGATCAAACATTAAACCAACTTCTTGTTGAGATGGATGGATTTAATAAAGATTCTAACATACTTATAGTAGGTTCAACTAATAGACTAGACTTATTAGATGATGCACTACTTAGACCAGGTAGATTTGACAGACATGTCCATATAGGAGAACCTAATTATCACACTAGATTAGAAATACTAAAAGTTCATACTAAAAACAAACCAATTGATAACTCCGTAGACTTAAACTTATTAGCTAAAAAAACTCACGGATTCAATGGTGCACACTTAGCAAATATAGCAAACGAAGCTGCCATATTTGCAGTAAGAGAAAGCAGCGAAAATATCAATAGTATTCATTTTGACAAAGCTATTGAAAGAGTTATCGCTGGACTTGAATCTAAAAGTTCAAAACTTATTGAAAAAGAAAAACGTATAGTGTCTTACCACGAAGCTGGTCATGCTCTAGTTAGTGATACATTAGGTATAAACCCTATACAAAAAATATCTATAATACCTAGAGGCCAAGCACTAGGATATGTGCTTCAACTTCCAGATGAAGATAGATATATTTATACTAAAGATGAACTTTTAGGAAAAATTAAAATCTTACTTGCAGGTAAAGCTGCTGAAGAAATAATATTTGGTCATAAATCTACAGGAGCTAAGGATGACTTGAAAAAAGTAACTGATATAGCAACTCAAATGGTTTGTGACTATGGTATGAGTAATCTTGGAGCTATGACTATAGATCAAAATCAAAAAAGCTTTTTATCAAAACAAATCCAAGAAGAAACTACTAGTATAATAGATTCTTGTTATAAAGAAACTCTTAATCTTCTAAACTCAAGTTTAAATGACCTTCATTTAGTTTCTCAACATCTATTTGACAAAGAAACTATGACTCACGAAGAGTTAAAAAATATAATAAGAAAAGAATGTGTATAA
- the infC gene encoding translation initiation factor IF-3: MSKELAINDEIRDKEIRVLSETGEQLGIMTSRDAQLMANEKNLDLVKISPNANPPVCKLMDYGKHKYEQSRKEKESKKKQKVVTVKEVRLRPGIEENDINTKANNAIKFLQKGDKVKVELRFRGRELGHKDLGKKVMLKFIDLVKEFGEPTKAPAFEGNNMVVMIDPKK; the protein is encoded by the coding sequence ATTAGTAAGGAATTAGCAATCAATGATGAGATAAGAGATAAGGAAATAAGAGTTCTTTCAGAAACTGGTGAGCAACTTGGAATAATGACTTCTAGAGATGCACAATTAATGGCAAATGAGAAGAATTTAGATTTAGTAAAAATATCACCTAATGCGAACCCACCAGTATGCAAATTAATGGATTATGGTAAACATAAATATGAACAATCTAGAAAAGAAAAAGAATCTAAGAAAAAGCAAAAGGTCGTAACTGTAAAAGAAGTTAGGTTAAGACCAGGTATAGAAGAAAACGACATAAATACAAAAGCAAATAATGCTATTAAGTTTCTTCAAAAAGGTGATAAAGTTAAGGTTGAACTTAGATTTAGAGGTAGAGAACTAGGGCATAAGGATTTAGGAAAAAAAGTAATGCTTAAGTTTATAGACCTAGTAAAAGAGTTTGGAGAACCAACAAAAGCCCCTGCATTTGAGGGTAATAACATGGTTGTAATGATAGATCCAAAAAAATAG
- a CDS encoding ABC transporter permease: MSNDVKAKKKISFANNTIVFSIISIFLGLLVGAIALTIAGFNPIEAYSVMIEGIIGKPKYIAWTIIKATPLILTGLSIAFAFKTGLFNIGAEGQFIIGALAATIVGYTVHLPAIIHIPLTLAVAALAGACWGGFAGFLKSKFGVNEVISTIMLNWVAFYLNNYMIMQPWLREGNSEASHMINESASISIDWLTGLVGPATKANWGIIIAIILVLIIAFILSKTTLGYELRGVGYNKFGAEYGGININSSIFKSMAIAGMLAALAGAVQVMGVAQNITVLAAPEGNGFDGIAVALIANSNPIGVIFSGLLFGALKYGGTKMQTIQAPSEVINIVIGSIVYFIALSSVIRMLFIKYKNKKKQGGLE, from the coding sequence ATGAGTAATGATGTTAAGGCAAAAAAGAAAATTTCTTTTGCTAATAATACGATAGTATTTTCTATTATATCTATATTTTTAGGATTGTTAGTAGGAGCAATAGCTTTAACTATAGCGGGATTTAATCCAATAGAAGCTTATTCAGTAATGATTGAAGGAATAATCGGTAAACCTAAGTATATAGCATGGACTATTATAAAGGCTACGCCGTTAATTTTAACAGGTTTATCAATAGCTTTTGCGTTTAAAACAGGATTATTCAATATAGGTGCAGAAGGTCAGTTTATTATAGGGGCTTTAGCAGCAACTATAGTAGGATACACAGTTCATTTACCAGCAATAATACATATACCTCTTACTTTAGCTGTAGCTGCACTAGCGGGAGCCTGTTGGGGAGGATTTGCAGGGTTTTTAAAATCCAAATTTGGAGTTAATGAAGTTATATCTACCATAATGTTAAACTGGGTTGCATTTTATTTAAATAACTATATGATAATGCAACCATGGTTAAGAGAAGGCAATAGTGAAGCATCTCATATGATAAATGAGAGTGCAAGCATAAGTATAGATTGGTTAACGGGACTAGTAGGACCAGCCACAAAGGCTAACTGGGGTATAATAATAGCAATTATATTAGTTTTAATAATAGCCTTTATATTATCTAAAACAACTTTAGGATACGAACTTAGAGGAGTTGGATACAATAAATTTGGAGCTGAATATGGAGGAATAAATATAAATTCATCTATATTTAAATCTATGGCTATAGCTGGTATGCTTGCAGCATTAGCAGGAGCAGTACAAGTTATGGGTGTAGCACAAAACATAACAGTACTTGCAGCACCAGAAGGAAATGGATTTGATGGTATAGCTGTAGCACTTATTGCTAACAGCAATCCTATAGGTGTAATTTTCTCAGGGTTATTATTCGGAGCACTTAAATACGGTGGAACAAAGATGCAAACTATACAAGCTCCATCAGAAGTAATCAATATAGTTATAGGATCTATTGTTTACTTTATAGCACTAAGTAGTGTAATAAGAATGTTATTTATAAAATATAAGAATAAAAAGAAACAAGGGGGACTTGAATAA
- the thrS gene encoding threonine--tRNA ligase: MIKVTLKDGSVKEYSKGTTVMDIAKSISEGLARSIVAASVNEEVVGLDFEVNEDCELNLFKFDDEEGKDVFRHTSAHMLAQAIKRIYPEAKLAIGPSIENGFYYDIDLEYRLTPEDLEKIEAEMKKIAKEDLAIERFELSREDAIKLMEEQGENYKVELISELPEGEIISFYKQGDFTDLCRGPHLSSTKKVKAIRLQNVTGAYWRGDEKNKMLQRIYGTSFEKNKDLEAYLHLVEEAKKRDHRKLGRELELFFIPEEGPGFPLFLPKGMELKNELLKFWRELHRKDGYVEIETPIILNQKLWETSGHWYHYKENMYTVDIDDMQFAIKPMNCPGGMLYYNFKQHSYKDFPMRVAELGRVHRHELSGALNGLKRVRAFTQDDAHIFMLPEQIKDEIKGVVSLIDKVYSAFGFEYHLELSTRPEDSMGTDEEWESAENGLREALEELNLPYVINEGDGAFYGPKIDFHLKDCLGRTWQCGTIQLDMQLPQRFDISYVGEDGEKHRPVMIHRVALGSIERFIGILIEHYAGKFPTWISPVQAKILLVSDRFKEYAEEVKNALFDKGIRVELDDRAEKIGYKIREAQLQKVPYMLVVGEKEVNEKKVSVRSRDNGEMGAMDVDAFIANVLKEVEERTNVIQA; this comes from the coding sequence ATGATAAAAGTTACTTTAAAAGATGGATCTGTAAAGGAGTATTCTAAAGGTACTACAGTTATGGATATTGCTAAATCGATAAGCGAAGGATTAGCTAGAAGTATAGTAGCTGCATCTGTTAATGAAGAGGTTGTTGGGTTAGATTTCGAAGTTAATGAAGATTGCGAATTAAATTTATTTAAATTTGATGATGAAGAAGGAAAAGATGTGTTCAGACATACATCTGCTCACATGCTAGCACAAGCTATAAAAAGAATATACCCTGAAGCTAAATTAGCTATAGGGCCAAGTATTGAAAATGGATTCTACTATGATATAGACTTAGAGTACAGATTAACTCCAGAGGATTTAGAAAAGATAGAAGCTGAAATGAAAAAAATAGCTAAAGAAGATTTAGCTATAGAGAGATTTGAATTAAGTAGAGAAGATGCTATAAAGTTAATGGAAGAACAAGGGGAAAACTATAAGGTAGAACTTATATCAGAACTACCTGAAGGAGAAATTATATCTTTCTATAAACAAGGAGATTTTACAGATTTATGTAGAGGGCCGCATTTATCTTCTACTAAAAAGGTTAAAGCTATAAGACTTCAAAACGTAACAGGGGCTTACTGGCGTGGAGATGAAAAAAATAAGATGTTACAAAGAATATATGGAACATCTTTTGAAAAGAATAAAGATTTAGAAGCATACTTACACTTAGTAGAAGAAGCTAAGAAAAGAGACCATAGAAAATTAGGTAGAGAATTAGAATTATTCTTCATACCAGAAGAAGGGCCAGGATTCCCATTATTCTTACCAAAAGGTATGGAACTTAAAAATGAATTATTAAAATTCTGGAGAGAATTACACAGAAAAGACGGATATGTAGAAATAGAAACTCCTATAATATTAAACCAAAAATTATGGGAAACTTCAGGACACTGGTATCACTATAAAGAAAACATGTACACTGTAGATATAGATGATATGCAATTTGCTATAAAACCAATGAACTGCCCAGGTGGGATGTTATACTATAACTTTAAGCAACATTCATACAAAGATTTCCCTATGAGAGTGGCTGAGTTAGGAAGAGTTCATAGACATGAGTTATCTGGAGCTTTAAATGGTCTTAAGAGAGTTAGAGCATTTACTCAAGATGATGCACATATATTCATGCTACCAGAACAAATAAAAGATGAAATAAAAGGTGTTGTTTCATTAATAGATAAGGTGTATTCTGCATTTGGATTTGAATATCACTTAGAGTTATCAACTAGACCAGAAGATTCAATGGGAACAGATGAAGAGTGGGAATCAGCTGAAAATGGATTAAGAGAAGCTTTAGAAGAATTGAATCTACCTTATGTAATAAATGAAGGAGATGGAGCATTCTATGGTCCTAAGATAGACTTCCACTTAAAAGATTGTTTAGGAAGAACTTGGCAATGTGGAACTATACAATTAGATATGCAATTACCACAAAGATTTGATATTAGTTATGTAGGTGAAGATGGGGAAAAACATAGACCTGTTATGATCCATAGAGTTGCATTAGGAAGTATAGAAAGATTTATAGGTATATTAATAGAACATTATGCTGGTAAATTCCCAACTTGGATATCTCCAGTTCAAGCTAAAATATTACTAGTATCTGATAGATTTAAAGAATATGCAGAAGAAGTTAAAAATGCATTATTTGATAAAGGTATAAGAGTAGAGCTTGATGATAGAGCTGAAAAAATCGGATATAAAATAAGAGAGGCTCAACTTCAAAAAGTTCCTTACATGTTAGTAGTTGGAGAAAAAGAAGTTAATGAAAAGAAAGTTTCTGTAAGATCAAGAGATAATGGAGAAATGGGTGCAATGGATGTAGATGCATTTATTGCAAATGTATTAAAAGAAGTAGAAGAAAGAACTAATGTAATTCAAGCATAA
- a CDS encoding ABC transporter permease gives MEDIALILSTTLMYSTPLIFTALGGVLSENSGIVNIGLEGMMTIGAFAGAAAGYLVGDPWIAFLIGGLAGGLFALIHAVATVSFNADHTISGVAINLLAPGVALFSSKILFDGATMTPTIAMEDKIPRPLNGLFAEGSILNTVFNTYATVFIAFILVAVVWYVLYKTKLGLRIRSVGEHPGAADTLGINVNRVRYIAVISSGILAGLGGASMSLAIVSSFRPTLISGQGYIAMAAVIFGKWKPQGAMAACLLFGFSTALSVFFGNPELPFRINENLLSMIPYVITLVVLVLFIKSSKAPAALGNPYKKGER, from the coding sequence ATGGAAGATATAGCTTTAATTTTAAGTACGACTTTAATGTACTCTACGCCCCTTATATTTACAGCATTAGGTGGAGTATTATCAGAAAATTCAGGTATAGTTAATATAGGATTAGAAGGTATGATGACTATAGGTGCTTTTGCAGGGGCAGCAGCAGGTTATTTAGTAGGTGATCCGTGGATAGCATTTTTAATAGGTGGGTTAGCCGGCGGGTTATTTGCATTAATACATGCTGTTGCAACTGTAAGCTTTAATGCAGATCATACTATATCAGGTGTTGCTATAAATTTACTTGCACCTGGAGTAGCATTGTTTTCTTCAAAAATATTATTTGATGGAGCAACTATGACTCCAACTATAGCTATGGAAGATAAAATACCAAGACCTTTAAATGGTTTATTTGCAGAAGGTAGTATATTAAATACAGTTTTCAATACTTATGCGACAGTATTTATAGCATTTATACTTGTAGCTGTAGTTTGGTACGTTTTATATAAAACAAAGCTAGGACTTAGAATAAGATCTGTTGGAGAACATCCAGGAGCAGCAGATACTTTAGGTATTAATGTAAATCGAGTTAGATATATTGCGGTAATTTCATCTGGTATATTAGCTGGTTTGGGAGGAGCATCTATGAGCTTAGCTATTGTTTCTTCGTTTAGACCAACATTGATCTCTGGACAAGGATACATAGCTATGGCGGCTGTTATATTCGGTAAGTGGAAGCCGCAAGGAGCTATGGCAGCTTGTTTACTATTTGGTTTCTCAACTGCTTTATCTGTATTCTTTGGGAATCCAGAACTTCCATTTAGAATAAATGAGAATTTATTATCTATGATACCATATGTAATAACATTAGTGGTGTTAGTGTTATTTATAAAATCTTCTAAAGCTCCGGCAGCATTAGGAAACCCATATAAAAAAGGTGAAAGATAA
- a CDS encoding putative sporulation protein YtxC: MDNKEIYLSLLPKYELAVNQFVKQTKFSNIINYNDDVIEIKISTKDRTDETVLEISREITDILMQVIKEVILKEYIQKSYGDKYNQEIEKIYLKSLEVFKSKDLLLREIIFCRMNNYILNNDHIDVDGFVKFRMKELMGYIANICEDALEEYLIEKDYDEFISVLRYFINVQETKIDTLKVYIRKDNSFILYDKNDNIIENENDEELINMFIKENLNYEDFLISTLLSLCPNHIIIYDSLQTNSSREIIDTIKAIFEEKVEEKNKS, encoded by the coding sequence ATGGACAACAAAGAGATTTATCTGAGCTTATTGCCTAAATATGAATTAGCTGTAAATCAATTTGTAAAACAAACTAAGTTTAGCAATATTATAAATTACAATGATGATGTTATAGAAATAAAAATAAGCACTAAAGATAGAACGGATGAAACAGTTCTAGAAATATCAAGAGAGATAACAGATATTTTGATGCAAGTAATAAAAGAGGTTATATTGAAGGAATATATACAAAAATCATATGGGGATAAATATAATCAGGAAATAGAAAAAATATATCTAAAATCATTAGAAGTATTCAAAAGTAAAGACTTATTATTAAGAGAAATAATATTTTGTAGAATGAATAATTACATATTAAATAATGACCATATAGATGTGGATGGTTTTGTAAAGTTTAGAATGAAAGAACTAATGGGATATATAGCTAATATCTGTGAAGATGCACTAGAAGAATATTTAATAGAGAAAGACTATGACGAATTTATTAGTGTATTAAGATATTTTATAAATGTACAAGAAACTAAAATTGACACATTGAAAGTATACATAAGGAAAGATAACTCGTTTATATTATATGATAAAAATGATAACATAATAGAAAATGAAAATGATGAAGAGTTAATAAATATGTTTATAAAAGAAAATTTAAATTATGAAGATTTCTTAATTAGTACATTGCTTTCTTTGTGCCCAAATCATATAATTATATACGATTCTTTACAGACTAACTCATCTAGAGAAATTATAGATACTATAAAAGCGATATTTGAAGAAAAGGTAGAAGAAAAAAATAAATCTTAA
- a CDS encoding DUF445 domain-containing protein, with product MNNIYIILIMAIIGGIIGYVTNKLAIKLIFRPINPIKIPLTNFEIIGLIPKRRKEIAIKIGEVIQDEFVSLDDILENLITEEDKVKATEYIKSKVNSIIEEKATLIPSYIKSVIKNYIEDIIEKEVSASIDELGSEVVSKAHERVNIQQIVEEKVDSLDLLELEDIILSIASNELKHIELLGLILGFVIGIIQGIITIFI from the coding sequence ATGAACAATATATATATAATTTTGATAATGGCAATTATTGGAGGTATTATCGGGTATGTAACTAATAAATTAGCTATAAAGCTTATATTTAGGCCTATAAATCCTATAAAAATACCTCTTACAAATTTTGAAATAATAGGGCTTATCCCGAAGCGAAGAAAAGAAATAGCTATAAAAATAGGAGAAGTTATCCAAGATGAGTTTGTATCTTTAGATGATATATTAGAAAATTTAATAACAGAAGAAGATAAAGTAAAAGCTACTGAATATATAAAGTCTAAAGTTAATTCTATAATAGAGGAAAAAGCGACTCTTATACCTAGTTATATAAAATCTGTTATAAAAAACTATATAGAGGATATAATAGAAAAAGAAGTTAGTGCTTCTATTGACGAACTAGGAAGTGAAGTTGTATCAAAAGCGCATGAAAGAGTAAATATACAACAAATAGTAGAGGAAAAAGTGGATAGCTTAGATTTACTTGAATTAGAAGATATAATACTTAGTATAGCAAGCAATGAGTTAAAGCATATAGAATTATTGGGATTAATACTAGGTTTTGTTATAGGAATAATACAAGGTATAATAACAATTTTTATATAA
- a CDS encoding TrkH family potassium uptake protein: MKEFILKIKKPINKLNPPQIMVIGFATVILIGAILLTLPIATNTGESTPFVDALFTSTSAVCVTGLVVVDTATHWNLFGQIVIIALIQVGGLGFMTITTLFALITKKRINLKERLLIQEALNQIDLSGLVKLTRYVLLMTFVIEGFGALILSTVFIPEFGLVKGIWFSIFHAISAFCNAGFDLMGNISGPFTSITKYVNNITVSLTISALIVLGGIGFPVILDVVKNKKPSKLNIHSKVVLITTATLIITGMVFILFIEYSNPKTLGDLSLKGKLLGSLFQSITPRTAGFNTIDLASMHQGSLFIMIILMFIGASPCSTGGGVKTTTIATIVLAVRSFIFEREDIEVFERRVGINAVRKSIAIFFIGILVVFVGILIINLTQESFDLIESAFEVASAFATVGSSIGGSPNLNVFGKIVIMMYMFMGRVGFLTIFIALVAKNSVKKQVIRFPEGKIIVG; this comes from the coding sequence GTGAAAGAGTTTATTTTAAAGATTAAAAAGCCGATTAATAAATTAAATCCACCTCAAATAATGGTAATTGGTTTTGCTACTGTTATATTAATAGGAGCGATACTACTTACACTTCCTATTGCTACAAACACGGGAGAATCTACTCCATTTGTAGATGCTTTATTTACGTCTACGTCTGCGGTCTGTGTAACAGGTTTAGTAGTAGTAGATACAGCTACACATTGGAACTTATTTGGACAAATTGTAATAATTGCATTAATTCAAGTCGGTGGTTTAGGATTTATGACAATAACAACTTTATTTGCATTGATAACTAAAAAAAGGATAAATCTGAAAGAAAGACTTCTTATACAAGAGGCATTAAATCAAATTGACCTATCTGGATTAGTTAAACTAACTAGATATGTATTATTGATGACTTTTGTTATAGAAGGATTTGGAGCGTTAATATTATCAACAGTATTTATACCGGAATTTGGTTTAGTTAAAGGTATATGGTTTAGTATTTTCCATGCTATTTCAGCATTCTGTAATGCTGGATTTGATCTTATGGGAAATATAAGCGGACCATTTACTTCAATTACAAAATATGTAAATAATATAACGGTAAGTCTTACTATCTCAGCGCTTATAGTGCTTGGAGGTATAGGGTTCCCGGTAATTTTAGATGTAGTAAAAAATAAAAAACCATCTAAATTAAATATACATTCAAAAGTAGTATTAATAACAACGGCAACATTAATAATTACTGGTATGGTATTTATATTATTTATAGAATATTCAAATCCTAAAACACTAGGAGATCTTTCATTAAAAGGTAAATTATTAGGATCATTATTCCAATCAATTACACCGAGAACTGCTGGATTTAATACTATAGACTTGGCATCTATGCATCAAGGCAGTTTATTTATAATGATTATTTTAATGTTTATAGGAGCATCACCTTGTTCTACAGGTGGAGGTGTGAAAACTACAACTATTGCAACTATAGTACTTGCTGTAAGAAGCTTTATATTTGAAAGAGAAGATATAGAAGTATTTGAAAGAAGAGTCGGAATTAATGCAGTAAGAAAGTCTATAGCAATATTTTTTATAGGAATATTAGTTGTATTTGTAGGTATTTTGATTATAAATTTAACACAAGAATCATTTGATTTAATAGAATCTGCATTTGAGGTTGCATCTGCATTTGCGACAGTAGGTTCGAGTATAGGTGGAAGTCCTAATTTAAATGTATTTGGTAAAATAGTAATAATGATGTATATGTTTATGGGAAGAGTAGGATTTTTAACTATATTTATAGCTTTAGTAGCTAAAAATTCTGTTAAAAAACAAGTTATAAGATTCCCTGAAGGCAAAATTATAGTAGGATAG